The proteins below are encoded in one region of Nitrosomonas ureae:
- a CDS encoding multiheme c-type cytochrome, which translates to MKAKRWAGVIAGLLGAMLIGTAHANIPSVPDELYEALKLDREKATPKEVYEAVVKRYKDPEQGAGPGTMAQYWEPIPYGIYLDPATFYKSPTSNKEIASRKECVECHTDESPVWVQAWKRSSHANLDKIRNLKPDDPTFYKKGKLEDVEKNLRSLGKLAEGENLKEVGCIDCHVDVNAKKKADHTKDIIMPTADVCGKCHLQEFVERESERDTMIWPHGQWPDGRPSHALDYKANVETTVWAAMPQREVAEGCSMCHTNQNKCDSCHTRHEFSAAESRKPEACATCHSGVDHNNWEAYSMSKHGKMVSMLGDKWNWEVQLKDAYELGGQNAPTCAGCHMEYEGEYSHNMVRKIRWANYPFVPGIAENINSEWSEARLDSWVVTCTQCHSERFARSYLELMDKGTLEGLAKYQEANEIVHTLYKEGLLTGQKTNRPAPPPPEKEGYAYFAQLFWSKGNSPAAIELKVLEMHENDLAKMHVGLAHVNPGGWTYTEGWGPINRAYVEIQDENTRIREMIALQERVKNLESKRTSLLDLDGTAEKISLGGLGGGMLLAGTLALAGWRKRKQSEA; encoded by the coding sequence ATGAAAGCCAAGCGATGGGCTGGGGTAATAGCGGGGCTGTTAGGAGCTATGCTGATAGGGACGGCGCATGCGAACATACCGAGCGTTCCGGACGAATTGTATGAAGCATTGAAGTTGGATCGTGAGAAGGCGACGCCGAAGGAAGTATACGAAGCGGTGGTGAAGCGCTACAAGGATCCTGAGCAAGGAGCGGGGCCTGGAACGATGGCGCAGTATTGGGAACCGATACCGTATGGAATATATTTGGATCCTGCGACATTTTACAAATCGCCGACTTCGAATAAAGAGATAGCGAGCCGGAAGGAATGTGTAGAATGTCACACGGATGAATCGCCGGTATGGGTTCAGGCATGGAAGCGTAGTAGCCATGCGAATTTAGACAAGATTCGTAATCTTAAGCCGGATGACCCTACCTTTTATAAGAAAGGCAAGCTTGAGGACGTAGAGAAGAATTTGCGCTCTTTGGGTAAATTGGCGGAAGGCGAGAACCTGAAGGAAGTGGGGTGTATTGACTGTCACGTGGATGTTAATGCGAAGAAGAAAGCGGATCACACCAAAGACATCATTATGCCGACAGCGGATGTATGCGGTAAATGTCACTTGCAGGAATTTGTGGAACGGGAATCGGAACGTGACACGATGATTTGGCCGCACGGCCAATGGCCCGATGGACGCCCTTCGCACGCGCTGGACTATAAAGCCAACGTAGAAACCACTGTTTGGGCAGCGATGCCGCAACGCGAAGTAGCTGAAGGCTGCTCGATGTGTCATACGAATCAGAACAAATGCGACTCATGCCATACGCGCCATGAATTTTCAGCTGCGGAGTCGCGTAAGCCGGAAGCGTGTGCCACTTGCCATAGTGGTGTGGATCACAACAACTGGGAAGCTTACTCCATGTCCAAGCACGGCAAGATGGTGTCGATGCTGGGAGACAAATGGAACTGGGAAGTACAGTTGAAAGACGCCTATGAACTGGGCGGTCAAAATGCACCGACCTGTGCGGGTTGTCACATGGAATACGAAGGTGAATATAGCCATAACATGGTAAGGAAGATTCGGTGGGCGAACTATCCATTTGTTCCAGGTATAGCGGAAAACATTAATAGCGAATGGTCGGAAGCTCGTTTAGACTCGTGGGTGGTTACCTGTACCCAATGTCACTCGGAGCGTTTTGCACGTTCATATTTGGAATTGATGGACAAAGGCACGCTGGAAGGGTTGGCTAAGTATCAGGAAGCTAATGAAATTGTGCATACACTGTACAAGGAAGGTTTGTTGACAGGCCAAAAAACTAATCGTCCTGCTCCACCGCCACCGGAGAAAGAAGGCTATGCATATTTTGCACAGTTGTTCTGGTCGAAAGGCAACAGCCCTGCGGCGATTGAGCTCAAGGTGCTGGAAATGCACGAAAATGACCTGGCGAAGATGCATGTAGGCTTGGCGCACGTAAATCCGGGTGGATGGACTTATACGGAAGGCTGGGGTCCGATTAACCGTGCGTATGTTGAAATTCAAGACGAAAATACTCGTATCCGCGAGATGATTGCACTGCAGGAACGGGTGAAGAATCTTGAATCGAAACGCACCAGTTTACTTGACTTGGACGGCACAGCTGAGAAGATCTCACTGGGTGGTTTAGGTGGCGGCATGCTGCTCGCCGGAACACTGGCCTTGGCGGGTTGGCGCAAACGTAAGCAAAGTGAAGCTTGA
- the haoB gene encoding hydroxylamine oxidation protein HaoB produces MIGADTTDRAAPVVRSGDRLLPSLGIFLVTGGLLLLGWFVYLWFKPIPAPYQYQLVEESDSSKFSKIDLTGWPDLKLGQYKVQADGVGKPIAEFIVARQNDGAPVLIYWKNSTNEVLYNFDRKPSELTVLAEAISKYAPKDALILSWWDTSRQIKLLTGHDTFFTHHLNEPLMIPAPWLEHSKEIQAYEKQFWQSKADSVELERFKHFSRALAAPAEDGIKQLRQLIGSDRETYLIVHVTDVYKLGLMYPESIGVAYQNFPMTGNMHGMINQMKVQVKENNFDTYTLQSVSDNEIRVFFLSDEESSQTLLARMLPFVDKTAPTEQDLAQLIYQQGGYWVYKLP; encoded by the coding sequence TTGATAGGCGCTGACACGACAGACCGCGCCGCTCCGGTGGTGCGGTCAGGAGACAGGCTGCTCCCGTCATTAGGAATTTTTCTGGTGACGGGAGGATTGCTTTTATTGGGCTGGTTTGTGTATCTTTGGTTTAAACCGATACCGGCTCCCTATCAATATCAATTGGTAGAAGAAAGCGACAGCAGCAAGTTTAGTAAAATAGATTTGACAGGTTGGCCGGATTTAAAGCTTGGTCAGTACAAAGTACAAGCTGACGGAGTAGGCAAGCCGATCGCTGAATTCATTGTTGCAAGGCAAAATGATGGAGCGCCGGTACTGATCTACTGGAAGAATAGCACCAATGAAGTGCTCTACAATTTTGACAGAAAGCCATCGGAGCTTACTGTTCTGGCCGAGGCGATCAGCAAGTACGCTCCGAAAGATGCGCTGATACTATCCTGGTGGGACACCTCCCGGCAAATCAAACTGCTTACAGGGCACGACACGTTTTTTACTCATCACCTGAACGAACCCCTCATGATACCGGCTCCTTGGCTGGAGCACAGCAAAGAGATCCAGGCGTATGAAAAACAATTCTGGCAAAGCAAAGCGGATTCGGTGGAATTGGAACGATTTAAACACTTCAGTCGGGCACTGGCGGCACCAGCGGAAGACGGTATTAAGCAACTGCGGCAACTGATTGGTTCTGATCGTGAGACCTACCTGATTGTACACGTGACCGATGTCTATAAACTAGGGCTCATGTACCCGGAAAGTATAGGCGTTGCCTACCAGAATTTTCCGATGACAGGGAATATGCATGGCATGATCAATCAAATGAAAGTGCAAGTTAAGGAAAATAATTTTGACACCTATACACTGCAATCTGTTTCAGACAATGAGATCAGAGTATTTTTCCTGAGTGATGAAGAAAGTAGTCAGACGTTGTTGGCAAGGATGCTGCCATTTGTAGATAAGACTGCGCCGACGGAACAAGATCTGGCGCAACTGATCTACCAACAAGGAGGCTATTGGGTATATAAGCTACCTTAG
- the cycA gene encoding cytochrome c-550 CycA has protein sequence MKHAITHILAILAMTAFFSGTVLAADFEGRTKCSSCHKSQAKSWNDTAHAKAMESLKPGTRKEAKIKAKLDPDKDYTQDKDCVGCHVDGWGKKGGYTVETPKKPLAAVGCESCHGPGKSYRGDHRKGGQAFESKGTTMQRKVLADKGQDFHFEEACSACHLNYEGSPWKGAKAPYTPFTPEVDAKYTFDFDKMVKDVKAMHEHYKLDGTFVGEPKFKFHDEFQANAKEKVADKKDKKGKD, from the coding sequence ATGAAACACGCGATAACCCATATATTGGCCATACTGGCGATGACTGCATTTTTCTCGGGCACAGTGTTGGCGGCGGATTTTGAAGGTCGTACGAAATGTAGTTCATGTCACAAATCGCAAGCTAAATCATGGAATGACACGGCGCATGCCAAAGCGATGGAATCGTTAAAACCGGGCACACGCAAGGAAGCTAAGATAAAAGCGAAGCTGGATCCGGATAAGGACTACACGCAAGACAAGGACTGTGTAGGCTGTCATGTTGATGGATGGGGCAAGAAAGGTGGCTATACGGTAGAAACACCGAAGAAGCCGCTAGCGGCAGTTGGTTGTGAATCCTGTCATGGACCTGGGAAGAGCTATCGGGGAGATCACCGTAAGGGAGGTCAGGCCTTTGAAAGCAAAGGCACTACCATGCAACGCAAAGTATTGGCAGACAAAGGGCAAGACTTTCATTTTGAAGAAGCTTGCAGTGCTTGTCATTTAAACTACGAAGGTTCGCCATGGAAAGGTGCGAAAGCTCCCTATACGCCATTTACTCCGGAAGTTGACGCGAAATACACATTTGATTTTGACAAGATGGTGAAGGATGTCAAAGCGATGCATGAGCATTACAAGCTTGATGGTACATTCGTAGGGGAACCCAAGTTCAAGTTTCATGATGAATTTCAAGCGAATGCCAAAGAGAAAGTGGCAGATAAAAAAGATAAAAAAGGAAAAGACTGA
- a CDS encoding NapC/NirT family cytochrome c: MSGLQKGAIGTLLTGGLLGILLVAVVFGGEAALSTEEFCTSCHSMTYTQTELKESTHYGALGVNPGCKDCHIPQGFKNFHLALYTHAVDGARELYLELVNDYSTLEKFNERRLIMAHDARMNLKKWDSVTCRDCHRDPNPPGADAQEAHKKMKTEGATCIDCHQNLVHEEAPMTDLNASLAAGKMVLKPDEDEEDEDDEEDEEEDEDSASEVTASEEDDDEEDDDDE; the protein is encoded by the coding sequence ATGAGCGGCTTACAGAAAGGTGCGATAGGGACACTACTGACAGGCGGGTTATTGGGGATATTGCTGGTAGCGGTGGTATTTGGAGGAGAAGCGGCGCTATCTACCGAAGAATTCTGCACCAGCTGTCACTCGATGACATATACGCAGACGGAACTCAAGGAATCGACTCATTATGGGGCACTAGGGGTGAATCCTGGCTGTAAGGACTGTCATATACCGCAAGGATTCAAGAATTTTCATTTAGCGTTATATACGCATGCGGTAGATGGTGCGAGAGAGCTTTATTTGGAATTGGTTAATGATTATTCGACGTTGGAGAAGTTTAATGAGCGTCGGCTGATTATGGCGCATGATGCGCGGATGAATTTGAAGAAATGGGACAGTGTAACATGCCGTGACTGTCATAGAGATCCGAATCCGCCTGGAGCGGATGCCCAGGAAGCGCATAAGAAGATGAAAACGGAAGGAGCGACGTGTATAGACTGTCATCAGAATCTGGTGCATGAGGAAGCGCCGATGACGGATCTGAATGCGAGTTTGGCTGCGGGCAAGATGGTGTTGAAGCCGGACGAAGATGAAGAAGATGAAGACGACGAAGAAGATGAGGAAGAAGACGAGGATAGTGCTAGTGAGGTAACCGCAAGCGAAGAGGATGATGATGAAGAGGATGACGATGACGAATAA
- the pstC gene encoding phosphate ABC transporter permease subunit PstC, with protein MAEESQNKLVYAGKLGYSFRRHLHERFIETFLFLSAILSVAIMLAIIVMLVKESVVFFRQVSIWDFLTDTQWTPLFDDAHYGILPLISGTIVSSLIALLVALPMGTIIAIYLSEFAPFSVREIAKPSLELLGGVPTVVYGYFALLFVTPLLQIIFPELPGFNLLSAGLVMGIMIIPYVSSMTEDAMRAVPMNLREGSYAMGATRFQTSIRVVMPAAFSGIAAAYILGISRAVGETMVVAIAAGMQPNLTWNPMEPAATITAYIVQVSLGDLPHGSIGYQTIFAAGLTLLLITLVFNIIGHLLRKRYREIY; from the coding sequence GTGGCAGAAGAGTCACAAAATAAATTGGTTTATGCTGGAAAACTTGGATATAGCTTTCGTCGGCATTTGCATGAAAGATTTATAGAAACTTTTTTATTCTTGTCAGCAATTCTTTCGGTTGCAATTATGCTTGCAATCATTGTGATGCTTGTGAAGGAGTCGGTAGTTTTTTTTCGGCAAGTATCTATCTGGGATTTTTTAACGGATACGCAGTGGACACCGTTATTTGATGATGCTCATTATGGAATACTACCGCTAATCTCTGGAACGATAGTAAGTTCTTTGATTGCGTTGCTGGTTGCACTTCCTATGGGTACCATAATTGCCATATATCTTTCTGAGTTTGCACCATTTTCTGTGCGTGAAATTGCAAAACCTTCCCTCGAATTATTGGGTGGTGTGCCGACAGTTGTCTACGGATATTTTGCACTATTATTTGTAACCCCATTGTTGCAAATTATTTTCCCGGAATTGCCAGGTTTTAATTTACTATCCGCTGGATTGGTAATGGGAATAATGATCATTCCATATGTAAGTTCAATGACTGAAGATGCTATGCGCGCGGTTCCAATGAATCTGCGTGAAGGTTCTTACGCTATGGGCGCTACACGTTTTCAGACATCTATTCGCGTAGTTATGCCGGCAGCGTTTTCTGGTATAGCCGCTGCATATATTTTAGGCATATCGCGTGCTGTTGGTGAAACAATGGTAGTGGCAATTGCCGCTGGAATGCAGCCGAATTTGACATGGAATCCAATGGAACCTGCGGCAACAATTACAGCTTATATTGTTCAAGTAAGTTTAGGAGATTTGCCGCATGGAAGTATCGGTTACCAGACTATATTCGCTGCTGGCTTGACTTTACTGTTAATAACACTCGTATTTAATATCATTGGACATTTGTTGCGGAAACGATATCGCGAGATTTATTGA
- the pstA gene encoding phosphate ABC transporter permease PstA gives MRSGKSLEEIRRIISLHKRWDLIFMITGIIALMIAIMTFVALFAHMLIDGLPRLSWEFFTSFPSRRPESAGILSAWVGTTLVMLVTAVAAVPLGIGSGIYLEEYAPRNLLTEIIEINVTNLAGVPSIIYGLLALGLFVYQLGFGQSILAAGLALALLILPVVIVATREAIRSIPITIREGAYALGATKWQTVSDHLLPYSAAGILTGIIIGLARAIGETAPIITIGALTFIAFLPPSPVKNEFPFISFEWLTAPFTVMPIQMFNWVSRPEEAFQLNAAAAGLVLVIMTLAMNGLAIYLRYRMRKNIKW, from the coding sequence ATGAGAAGCGGGAAAAGCCTCGAAGAAATTAGAAGAATCATCAGCCTGCATAAAAGATGGGACTTGATTTTTATGATCACTGGCATTATTGCGTTAATGATCGCGATAATGACTTTTGTGGCCTTATTTGCACATATGTTGATCGATGGTTTGCCACGCTTATCTTGGGAGTTTTTTACATCATTTCCATCACGTCGCCCAGAGTCTGCCGGCATCTTATCTGCTTGGGTTGGTACTACTTTGGTTATGCTCGTAACGGCAGTAGCAGCGGTGCCATTGGGAATAGGGTCAGGCATATATTTGGAAGAATACGCCCCCCGGAATTTGTTGACCGAGATCATTGAGATAAATGTCACCAACTTGGCGGGTGTTCCTTCAATTATATATGGTTTGCTTGCATTGGGATTGTTTGTGTATCAATTAGGCTTTGGGCAGAGTATCTTGGCAGCTGGATTAGCTTTAGCGTTATTGATTCTGCCGGTTGTTATTGTGGCTACACGCGAGGCGATACGATCAATTCCCATTACCATACGAGAAGGAGCCTATGCATTGGGCGCAACCAAGTGGCAAACAGTTTCGGATCATTTATTGCCATACTCAGCTGCAGGAATTCTAACAGGAATTATTATTGGTTTGGCCCGAGCAATTGGTGAAACTGCTCCAATTATTACGATTGGAGCATTGACGTTTATTGCTTTTTTACCCCCATCTCCAGTAAAAAATGAATTTCCATTTATATCTTTTGAGTGGCTCACGGCTCCTTTTACAGTGATGCCAATACAAATGTTTAACTGGGTGTCACGACCAGAGGAAGCTTTTCAGTTGAATGCGGCTGCAGCAGGCTTGGTTTTAGTCATTATGACTCTTGCCATGAATGGGTTGGCAATTTATTTACGCTACAGAATGCGGAAAAACATTAAATGGTAA
- the pstB gene encoding phosphate ABC transporter ATP-binding protein PstB — MMHISKEIAESAQYKSEVRNLSFYYGEFNALKNIDMVLHDKKITALIGPSGCGKSTFLRCFNRMHDLYPGNRYDGEIILYPDDVNILASNVDPIEVRMRISMVFQKPNPFPKSIYENVAYGLRVRGIKQRAILDEKIEIALRNSALWDEVKDRLHDLAFNLSGGQQQRLCIARALATDPEILLFDEPTSALDPIATASIEELITDLKTKVTILIVTHNMQQAARVSDYTAYMYLGELIEFNVTDTIFIKPKNKQTEDYITGRFG; from the coding sequence ATGATGCATATATCGAAAGAAATTGCAGAGTCTGCTCAATATAAATCTGAAGTAAGGAACCTCAGCTTTTACTATGGAGAATTTAATGCGCTTAAGAATATTGATATGGTGTTGCACGATAAAAAAATTACAGCACTGATTGGTCCATCTGGATGTGGTAAGTCGACATTCTTGAGATGCTTTAATCGTATGCATGATTTGTATCCAGGTAATCGTTATGACGGCGAAATAATTTTGTACCCTGATGATGTAAATATTTTAGCCTCGAATGTTGATCCGATTGAAGTACGGATGAGGATAAGTATGGTGTTCCAAAAGCCAAATCCATTTCCTAAATCAATTTATGAGAATGTAGCTTATGGATTGCGTGTAAGAGGGATTAAACAGCGAGCAATTCTAGATGAAAAAATAGAGATAGCTTTACGCAATTCGGCGTTATGGGATGAAGTCAAAGATCGTTTACACGATCTAGCTTTTAACCTCTCAGGAGGGCAGCAGCAGAGACTTTGTATTGCTCGTGCTTTAGCAACAGATCCGGAGATCTTGCTATTTGACGAACCAACCTCTGCACTTGATCCAATAGCGACGGCTAGTATTGAAGAATTAATTACCGACTTAAAGACTAAAGTTACTATACTCATTGTTACTCACAATATGCAGCAAGCAGCGAGAGTGTCGGATTACACTGCTTATATGTATTTAGGCGAGTTAATTGAGTTTAATGTAACAGATACAATATTTATTAAACCTAAAAATAAGCAAACCGAAGATTATATTACTGGTCGTTTTGGTTAA
- the tpiA gene encoding triose-phosphate isomerase, which produces MRKKMVVGNWKMHGNLLENKQLLDAVISSLDGLHEDLIAVCVPYLYLPSVQNQLQSSSIAWGAQNVSQYEKGAYTGEVSASMLSDFRCQYVIVGHSERRMLFGENNNVVAEKFVAAQNAGIIPILCVGETLEQREAYNTEQVIEQQLKSVINLAGIESLNKAVIAYEPVWAIGTGITASPEQAQDVHTFIREGLAKQNSNVANQVIILYGGSVKGSNASELFAMPDIDGGLIGGASLIANDFITICRALRH; this is translated from the coding sequence ATGCGTAAAAAGATGGTTGTTGGTAACTGGAAGATGCACGGTAATTTGTTAGAGAATAAACAGCTACTTGATGCGGTAATCTCTAGTTTAGACGGATTGCACGAAGATCTTATCGCCGTTTGTGTGCCTTACCTCTATCTGCCGTCTGTACAAAACCAATTGCAGAGTTCGAGTATAGCTTGGGGCGCTCAGAACGTGAGTCAATATGAAAAGGGTGCGTACACAGGAGAAGTTTCAGCATCAATGTTGAGTGATTTTCGGTGTCAATATGTTATTGTAGGGCATTCGGAAAGAAGAATGCTATTTGGTGAAAACAATAATGTGGTTGCAGAAAAATTTGTGGCAGCTCAAAACGCCGGAATAATTCCAATTTTATGCGTTGGAGAGACATTGGAGCAACGTGAAGCTTACAATACTGAGCAAGTCATTGAGCAACAATTAAAGTCGGTCATTAATTTGGCAGGAATCGAGTCACTAAACAAGGCCGTTATTGCTTATGAGCCGGTCTGGGCCATTGGAACAGGTATAACTGCATCGCCAGAACAAGCGCAAGATGTACATACATTTATTAGGGAAGGCTTAGCTAAGCAGAATTCGAATGTGGCAAATCAAGTGATTATTCTCTACGGCGGGAGCGTTAAAGGCAGTAATGCATCTGAGCTATTTGCTATGCCAGATATTGATGGTGGTTTAATAGGTGGCGCTTCGCTTATTGCAAATGATTTTATAACAATTTGTCGCGCATTACGTCATTAA
- the secG gene encoding preprotein translocase subunit SecG, translated as MEILVWAAHVSLAIVLIVLVLLQHGKGADMGAAFGSGSAGSLFGASGSATFLSRATSFVAAMFFVTSLSLTYFSMNQTSGGSVMGSIMDGLDETGSAAGTEVNESSTSGLDDNMFEDDGSSIVNKIPE; from the coding sequence TTGGAAATCTTGGTTTGGGCTGCGCATGTTTCGCTAGCGATCGTATTAATAGTTTTGGTATTATTGCAGCATGGTAAAGGCGCAGATATGGGGGCTGCATTTGGTAGTGGTTCAGCAGGTAGTTTGTTTGGAGCGAGTGGTTCAGCTACTTTCTTAAGTCGTGCTACAAGCTTTGTTGCAGCAATGTTTTTTGTCACGAGCTTGAGCTTAACCTATTTCTCGATGAATCAAACTTCGGGGGGAAGTGTAATGGGTAGTATCATGGATGGTTTGGACGAGACTGGGAGTGCTGCAGGGACAGAAGTGAATGAATCATCGACTTCTGGACTTGATGACAATATGTTTGAAGATGATGGCAGCTCAATAGTTAACAAAATACCTGAGTAA
- a CDS encoding NADH-quinone oxidoreductase subunit A, with protein MLENYFPILLFLIVGFLVGVVPMLCGWLLAPNNPDSEKLSPYECGFEAFEDARMKFDVRYYLVAILFILFDLEIAFLFPWAIVLDEIGLFGFLAMMIFLSILVVGFIYEWMKGALEWD; from the coding sequence ATGCTTGAGAACTATTTTCCGATACTATTATTTCTTATTGTTGGTTTTCTGGTAGGAGTTGTACCCATGCTTTGTGGATGGCTACTTGCGCCGAACAATCCAGATAGTGAAAAGCTTTCACCTTATGAGTGCGGATTTGAGGCTTTTGAAGATGCGCGGATGAAGTTTGATGTGCGCTACTATTTGGTAGCAATATTGTTTATCTTATTTGATCTAGAAATTGCGTTTCTTTTTCCATGGGCGATTGTACTAGATGAAATTGGATTGTTTGGATTTCTAGCAATGATGATTTTTCTAAGCATCTTGGTGGTGGGATTTATTTACGAATGGATGAAAGGTGCGTTAGAGTGGGATTAA
- a CDS encoding NuoB/complex I 20 kDa subunit family protein, producing the protein MGIEGTLEKGFITTSLDSIINWGRTGSMWPMTFGLACCAVEMMETGASRYDLDRFGIVFRPSPRQSDVMIVAGTLCNKMAPALRKVYDQMAEPRWVISMGSCANGGGYYHYSYSVVRGCDRIVPVDIYVPGCPPTAEALLYGIIQLQNKINRTNTIAR; encoded by the coding sequence ATGGGTATAGAAGGAACGCTTGAAAAGGGTTTTATTACTACTAGTCTGGATTCGATTATTAATTGGGGGCGAACCGGCTCTATGTGGCCAATGACCTTTGGGTTGGCATGTTGTGCGGTCGAAATGATGGAAACAGGAGCTTCTCGTTATGATCTTGATCGTTTTGGAATAGTATTTCGTCCAAGCCCACGTCAATCGGATGTTATGATTGTTGCCGGAACGTTATGTAACAAAATGGCACCTGCTTTACGTAAGGTCTATGATCAAATGGCTGAGCCCCGATGGGTAATATCTATGGGATCATGCGCGAACGGGGGCGGGTATTACCATTATTCTTACTCGGTAGTTCGTGGGTGTGATCGTATAGTGCCGGTTGATATTTATGTGCCTGGTTGCCCACCGACCGCGGAAGCTTTGTTGTATGGCATCATTCAGCTACAGAATAAGATTAACCGTACTAACACAATCGCGCGCTAA
- a CDS encoding NADH-quinone oxidoreductase subunit C, producing the protein MSTIQQETLAAILRRLLQNKLINLQMQRGELTIVVNAEDILGVSKVLRDDTALMFDTLIDLCGIDFLTYGDDLSVKYDLKDRRFAVIYHLLSIERNQRLRVRVLAENNEFPVVHSVTEVWPAANWFEREAFDLYGIVFADHPDLRRILTDYGFIGNPFRKDFPITGHVEMRYDEQQRRVIYQPVSIEPREITPLVIREEYYGDSES; encoded by the coding sequence ATGTCTACTATTCAACAAGAAACTCTTGCTGCAATATTGCGGAGATTGCTGCAGAATAAATTAATTAATCTGCAAATGCAGCGAGGTGAATTAACCATCGTAGTAAATGCCGAGGATATTCTGGGAGTCAGTAAAGTATTGCGTGATGACACGGCACTTATGTTTGATACTTTGATCGATTTGTGCGGGATTGATTTTTTAACTTATGGTGATGATCTGTCAGTTAAATATGACTTGAAAGATAGACGTTTTGCAGTAATTTATCATTTGCTATCGATCGAGCGAAATCAAAGGCTGCGCGTCCGAGTTTTAGCAGAGAATAATGAATTTCCTGTCGTACACTCAGTTACAGAAGTATGGCCTGCTGCTAATTGGTTTGAGCGTGAGGCATTTGATCTCTATGGTATTGTCTTTGCCGATCACCCGGATTTGCGTCGTATATTGACTGATTATGGGTTTATCGGGAATCCTTTTCGTAAGGATTTTCCGATAACTGGGCATGTTGAGATGCGATATGATGAACAACAGAGACGTGTTATTTATCAACCTGTTAGTATTGAGCCGCGAGAGATAACACCGCTCGTGATACGTGAGGAATACTATGGGGATAGTGAGTCCTGA